A section of the Pedobacter sp. HDW13 genome encodes:
- a CDS encoding HAMP domain-containing sensor histidine kinase has translation MVTAKLYLEADEISRDAVSKVRHQYLQKLNSEVIRIYDGKDRATFIGDSAQYWTKETIEKVRKLGRLQYTDGERQVVGIYYRDNQGDFVILVSANDQGSHNRLAKLLKIMIVVFVFISVILLLLSRWIAEKMLKPLNRFMQEVQQIGSGNMEARVAVTHNKDEINLIAQSFNHLMEELEHAFILQKTFVANASHELRTPITRMMMRAELALVKERATTDYQQALAETVEDAEKMDHIITGLLALAKMDLELINSQLSPIDLDTLLDKISQDWKNQKQLNFIVQKNIKQKEALILANAVLLQIALDNVIANAFKFSQGQEVKALLTDKGDSLQIYISDKGPGIPLAQQVEIFKPFYSKAKTMGFEGEGMGLYMAQKIIDLFKGSIEISQQTGTGCTFIIALPRINPVLISI, from the coding sequence ATGGTTACGGCCAAACTTTACCTTGAGGCCGACGAGATTAGCCGCGATGCCGTAAGCAAAGTGCGCCACCAATACCTGCAGAAACTCAATAGCGAGGTGATCAGGATTTACGATGGAAAAGACAGGGCCACTTTTATTGGCGATTCAGCTCAATACTGGACCAAAGAAACCATTGAAAAAGTACGCAAACTTGGGCGTTTGCAATACACAGATGGCGAACGCCAGGTAGTAGGCATTTATTACCGTGATAACCAGGGCGATTTTGTGATCCTGGTTTCAGCCAACGATCAGGGCTCGCACAACAGGCTTGCCAAACTGCTCAAAATCATGATCGTTGTTTTCGTTTTTATTTCGGTTATTCTTTTATTGCTAAGCAGGTGGATTGCCGAAAAAATGCTGAAACCCTTAAACCGGTTTATGCAGGAGGTACAGCAAATCGGATCGGGAAACATGGAAGCCCGCGTAGCAGTAACCCACAATAAAGACGAAATTAACCTTATTGCACAGAGTTTTAATCACCTGATGGAAGAACTCGAACATGCTTTTATCCTGCAAAAAACCTTTGTAGCCAATGCCTCGCACGAGCTGAGAACCCCCATTACCCGGATGATGATGCGTGCCGAGCTGGCGCTGGTGAAAGAAAGGGCTACCACCGATTATCAGCAAGCTCTTGCCGAAACAGTAGAGGATGCCGAAAAAATGGATCATATCATTACCGGTTTGCTGGCTTTAGCCAAAATGGATCTCGAATTGATTAATTCGCAGCTTTCGCCCATTGATCTGGATACTTTGCTCGATAAAATCAGTCAAGACTGGAAAAACCAGAAACAACTTAATTTCATTGTACAGAAAAACATCAAACAAAAGGAAGCTTTGATTTTGGCTAATGCTGTTTTACTCCAAATTGCCCTTGACAATGTGATTGCCAATGCTTTTAAATTTTCGCAGGGTCAGGAAGTTAAAGCCCTGCTTACCGATAAAGGTGATTCATTGCAAATTTACATCAGTGATAAAGGTCCTGGTATTCCACTTGCACAACAAGTTGAAATATTTAAACCTTTTTACAGCAAGGCAAAAACTATGGGTTTTGAAGGCGAAGGCATGGGCCTTTACATGGCTCAGAAAATCATCGATCTTTTTAAAGGATCAATCGAAATCAGTCAACAAACAGGTACTGGATGCACCTTTATTATCGCCCTGCCCCGAATTAATCCCGTTTTAATTTCGATTTAA
- a CDS encoding TolC family protein — protein MRRIYFLFLSFWLLATQASFAQTGTLKLNLKQAEQFFLTRNYDLIAAGYDVERARADVITAKLFDNPELQYENLFYNHETKKFLQTSYQYGQYAASLSQLVKLAGKRNKNIKLAQTGTKLAEFEYFDLLRSLKFELRSTFYKSYFSASSVAVYQEQIRSTEQLLKAYELQLKMGNVANKDVIRIKSLLIGLKAELAGLLNELEDNYKDLKLLCGINAVTPLALVLNTEAIEHLTAEQLPYSQLLDSARLNRNDLKLAKTNLEYNEVNLKLQKAMAVPDVEISLSYDLKGNYPEKYTGLGLKIPIPLFNRNQGEIKKAKIGIDAANANIQKQELQLENDVFNAYRTAIRNEKLLKDIDPAFSSDFNKLISGLIKNFKERNISLIEFLDLYDAYKANTLQLNKLQLEQMNSRAELNYVTGTNIFK, from the coding sequence ATGAGAAGAATTTACTTTTTGTTCCTATCCTTTTGGCTATTGGCTACGCAGGCTTCATTTGCCCAAACCGGTACCTTAAAACTAAATCTTAAACAAGCAGAACAGTTTTTTTTAACCCGAAATTACGATTTAATTGCTGCTGGTTACGATGTAGAGCGTGCCAGGGCGGATGTAATAACAGCCAAATTGTTTGATAATCCTGAACTCCAGTACGAAAACCTGTTTTACAATCACGAAACCAAAAAATTCTTACAAACCTCCTACCAATACGGGCAGTATGCAGCCTCCCTATCGCAATTGGTAAAACTAGCTGGCAAGCGCAATAAAAACATTAAACTGGCGCAAACGGGCACTAAACTGGCTGAATTTGAATATTTTGATTTACTCCGCAGCCTGAAATTTGAACTGCGCAGTACCTTTTACAAAAGCTATTTTTCAGCTTCATCAGTTGCAGTATACCAGGAGCAGATCCGTTCTACCGAACAACTTTTAAAGGCGTACGAGTTACAACTGAAGATGGGTAATGTAGCCAATAAAGATGTAATCAGAATCAAATCATTGCTCATCGGGCTAAAGGCAGAACTGGCTGGTCTTTTAAATGAGTTGGAAGACAATTACAAAGACCTTAAACTGCTGTGTGGCATTAATGCAGTTACCCCGCTTGCCCTTGTTTTAAATACTGAAGCCATTGAACACCTGACAGCCGAACAGTTGCCTTACAGCCAGTTACTCGATTCGGCGCGTTTAAACCGCAACGATTTAAAACTCGCCAAAACCAATCTTGAGTATAACGAGGTAAACCTTAAACTCCAAAAGGCCATGGCCGTCCCTGATGTAGAAATATCGCTGAGCTATGATCTTAAAGGTAATTACCCTGAAAAATATACCGGACTAGGATTAAAAATCCCAATCCCCCTCTTTAACCGGAACCAGGGTGAAATTAAAAAAGCCAAAATCGGAATTGATGCTGCCAATGCCAACATTCAAAAACAAGAGCTACAACTAGAAAACGATGTTTTTAATGCCTATCGCACAGCAATACGCAATGAAAAATTGTTAAAAGATATCGATCCGGCTTTTAGCAGCGATTTTAACAAGCTCATTTCCGGACTGATTAAAAACTTTAAAGAGCGGAATATCAGTTTAATCGAATTCCTTGATCTGTACGACGCCTACAAAGCCAATACACTCCAGCTAAACAAACTACAACTGGAACAAATGAACTCAAGGGCCGAACTCAACTATGTAACCGGCACCAATATTTTTAAATAA
- a CDS encoding efflux RND transporter periplasmic adaptor subunit: MMNKNLIKVIIFLLLGLSMACSEHKTEAQKEKFTITDSLLQRLLIDTVQQASGKTEIIFSAKISANEERRSELFPMVSGTVNQVNVRLGDRVSSGQLLARVNSAEMAGFDKEAVSAGAEMRSANRALKQAEQLYASGLSSAKELEEAKNEYQIKQAELKRATAVLKLNGGSKNGSYAIKSPISGFIIEKNVTENMQLRGDNDKSLFTIADLSSVWAMINIYESDISRVQPGNAVNLSTLAYPDQIFTGKIEKIYNLVDQDSKVMNARVVIANPNFLLKPGMLGTVKVSASSGVDLPVVNSRAVIFDENKNYVLLLDATNKVHIREIEIGHKTADKIYVKKGIDAGDRVIASKQVFLFESLKAQ; this comes from the coding sequence ATGATGAACAAAAACTTAATAAAAGTGATCATTTTTCTGCTTTTAGGTTTAAGTATGGCCTGTAGCGAACATAAAACCGAAGCCCAAAAAGAAAAATTTACCATAACCGATTCTTTACTTCAACGTTTGCTTATTGATACCGTACAACAAGCCAGCGGCAAAACCGAAATTATTTTCTCGGCCAAGATCAGTGCCAACGAAGAACGTCGGTCGGAGCTTTTTCCTATGGTAAGCGGTACAGTAAACCAGGTAAATGTAAGGCTGGGCGACCGGGTAAGCAGCGGACAGTTACTGGCGCGGGTAAACAGTGCAGAAATGGCCGGTTTTGATAAGGAAGCAGTATCGGCCGGCGCCGAGATGCGCAGTGCAAACCGCGCTTTAAAACAGGCCGAACAACTTTACGCAAGTGGCTTATCATCAGCAAAAGAGCTCGAAGAAGCTAAAAACGAATACCAGATAAAACAAGCCGAACTTAAAAGGGCTACTGCCGTACTTAAGCTTAATGGCGGCAGCAAAAATGGCTCGTATGCTATCAAATCGCCTATCAGCGGTTTTATTATCGAAAAAAACGTGACCGAAAACATGCAGCTGCGCGGCGATAACGACAAAAGTTTGTTCACCATTGCCGACCTATCGAGTGTTTGGGCAATGATCAACATTTACGAATCAGACATTTCGCGCGTACAGCCTGGCAATGCAGTTAACCTGTCTACCCTGGCCTACCCCGACCAGATTTTTACCGGCAAGATCGAGAAAATATACAACCTGGTAGATCAGGACAGCAAGGTGATGAACGCGCGGGTGGTAATTGCCAATCCAAACTTTTTGTTAAAACCGGGCATGCTTGGCACGGTTAAAGTATCGGCCAGTTCGGGTGTAGATTTGCCCGTGGTGAACTCGCGCGCTGTTATTTTCGACGAAAACAAAAATTATGTGCTTTTGCTGGATGCCACAAACAAAGTACATATCCGCGAAATAGAAATCGGGCACAAAACCGCCGATAAAATCTACGTCAAAAAGGGTATCGATGCCGGCGACCGTGTAATTGCCTCGAAACAGGTTTTTCTGTTCGAAAGCCTTAAAGCGCAATAA
- a CDS encoding efflux RND transporter permease subunit yields MNKFIKNIIGFALKNKYFIFFATFILILAGYFSFKHTTIDAFPDVTNTNITIITQWPGRSAEEVEKFVSRPLEIAMNPTEKRTSIRSSSLFGLSIVKVSFEDDVDYAAARVQVNNHLDEADLPDGIQPEVQPPYGPTGEIFRYTLTSDKVSVRELKTLQDWVVKRELLSVSGIADVVSFGGEVKTYQITVDPQKAIQYGVSATELFEAVSKSNINVGGDVIVQSGQAYVVRGIGVLNNIDEIRNVVVDNINGTPVYVKTIASVAESALPRLGQVGRDQDPDVVEGIVVMRKGGNPSEVIARLKEKINDINQNLLPGDVKIKPFYDREDLVNYSVHTVMGNMLEGILFVTLIVFLFMADWRTTLIVSIIIPLALLFAFICLKIKGMPANLLSMGAIDFGIIIDGAVVMVEGIFVALDMRAKKVGMARFNKMSKLGFIKKACMENGKGILFAKLIIITGLLPIFTFEKVEGKMFSPLAWTLSFALLGALILTFTLVPAMASLLLKKNVKEKHNIFLTWMTKATLKFYDVCFDKKRLVFSISIMVLILGAFSFKFLGTEFLPSLDEGSIYVRATGPLSISLDETKKLSNEMRKIFLSFEEVKQVMSQTGRPNDGTDATGFYNMEFHVDIYPKKEWKRKQTKEQLIERMQEKLKSFPGISLNFSQPISDNVEEAVSGVKGSIVVKLFGENFEYIEKEEEKIEKILKTVDGIADLGILRNLGQPELQINLDQKKMALYGVSTADANAVIEMAIGGIAATQIFEGERKFDLVIRYPEDFRNDESSISKLRIPTLSGSNVQLGEISSIKKITGPSMIYRDKHKRYGAIKFSIRGRDMGSVIAEAQAKVNAQIKLPKTYQLEWAGDFENQQRAVSRLSQAVPISLLLIFFILFVLFGNIKDALLVLNNVPFAMIGGILALLVAGVNFNISAGIGFIALFGICVQNGVILITKFKSNITELKHLSNWTFSDAMRDGVASRFRPVLMTALMAAIGLMPAALSTGIGSEASKPLAIVVIGGLITNTLFNLFVYPIVFYWAYQKKAKAELPAFSN; encoded by the coding sequence ATGAATAAATTCATTAAAAACATCATAGGCTTTGCCTTGAAGAATAAATACTTTATCTTTTTTGCCACTTTTATCCTTATCCTGGCAGGCTATTTCAGCTTTAAGCATACCACTATCGATGCATTTCCGGATGTAACCAATACCAACATCACCATTATTACCCAATGGCCTGGTAGAAGCGCCGAAGAGGTAGAGAAATTTGTGAGCAGACCGCTCGAAATTGCCATGAACCCAACAGAAAAGCGAACCAGCATCCGTTCTTCATCGCTATTTGGATTATCAATTGTTAAAGTCAGTTTTGAAGACGATGTAGATTACGCCGCTGCAAGGGTGCAGGTAAACAACCATTTGGATGAAGCCGATCTGCCCGATGGTATACAACCCGAAGTGCAGCCACCTTATGGCCCAACAGGCGAGATTTTCCGTTATACCCTTACCAGCGATAAAGTATCAGTACGCGAACTGAAAACCCTGCAGGATTGGGTGGTTAAACGCGAACTCTTATCGGTTTCGGGCATTGCCGATGTAGTTAGTTTTGGTGGCGAAGTTAAAACCTACCAGATTACCGTCGACCCGCAAAAAGCCATACAATATGGTGTAAGTGCGACTGAGCTTTTCGAGGCAGTTTCTAAAAGCAATATCAATGTGGGTGGCGATGTAATTGTACAAAGCGGACAAGCCTATGTGGTACGTGGTATTGGTGTGTTAAACAATATCGATGAAATTAGAAATGTAGTAGTTGATAACATAAACGGCACTCCTGTTTACGTAAAAACCATTGCCAGTGTAGCCGAATCGGCCTTGCCTCGTTTGGGCCAGGTGGGCAGAGACCAGGACCCCGACGTGGTAGAAGGTATTGTGGTGATGCGTAAGGGAGGCAATCCGAGCGAAGTTATTGCCCGGCTAAAAGAAAAAATAAACGACATTAACCAAAACCTATTGCCGGGAGATGTAAAAATCAAACCTTTTTACGATCGCGAAGACCTCGTTAACTATTCTGTACATACCGTAATGGGCAATATGCTCGAAGGGATTTTATTCGTAACCCTGATCGTTTTCCTTTTCATGGCCGATTGGCGCACTACGCTCATTGTCTCCATCATTATTCCGCTGGCTTTGCTTTTTGCCTTTATCTGTCTAAAAATAAAGGGCATGCCAGCCAATTTACTCTCAATGGGTGCCATCGATTTCGGGATTATTATTGATGGTGCGGTAGTAATGGTCGAAGGCATTTTTGTAGCCCTCGATATGCGGGCGAAAAAGGTCGGTATGGCACGCTTTAATAAAATGAGCAAGCTTGGTTTCATCAAAAAAGCCTGCATGGAAAATGGCAAAGGCATCCTATTTGCCAAACTCATCATCATTACCGGACTGCTTCCCATTTTCACTTTCGAAAAAGTGGAAGGCAAAATGTTCTCGCCACTGGCCTGGACACTCAGTTTTGCATTATTGGGTGCCTTAATTTTAACTTTTACGTTGGTACCAGCTATGGCTAGTCTGCTGTTAAAAAAGAATGTAAAAGAAAAACACAATATCTTTTTAACCTGGATGACCAAAGCTACCCTGAAATTTTATGATGTATGCTTTGATAAAAAACGTTTGGTATTTTCTATCTCCATCATGGTGCTGATACTTGGAGCTTTTAGCTTTAAGTTTCTGGGTACCGAATTTTTGCCCAGTCTGGATGAAGGCTCTATTTACGTAAGGGCAACCGGTCCGCTAAGTATTTCGCTAGATGAAACCAAAAAACTCTCAAACGAGATGCGAAAAATCTTTTTAAGCTTTGAAGAAGTAAAACAGGTAATGTCGCAAACTGGGCGCCCTAACGATGGTACCGATGCAACCGGCTTTTACAACATGGAATTTCATGTAGATATTTACCCTAAAAAAGAATGGAAACGCAAGCAGACCAAAGAACAGCTTATTGAGCGCATGCAGGAGAAGCTAAAAAGTTTCCCGGGCATTAGCCTCAACTTCTCGCAACCCATTTCGGATAATGTGGAAGAAGCAGTTTCGGGCGTAAAGGGCAGCATTGTGGTTAAACTATTTGGCGAAAATTTCGAATATATCGAAAAAGAGGAAGAAAAGATTGAAAAGATCCTTAAAACGGTTGACGGCATAGCTGATTTAGGGATTCTACGCAACCTCGGCCAACCAGAACTGCAGATTAATCTCGATCAGAAAAAGATGGCCCTTTACGGCGTAAGTACGGCCGATGCCAATGCCGTAATTGAAATGGCTATTGGCGGTATAGCAGCTACACAGATTTTTGAAGGCGAAAGGAAATTCGATCTGGTGATCCGTTACCCCGAAGATTTCAGGAACGATGAAAGCTCGATCAGTAAACTGCGCATTCCTACCCTATCTGGTTCTAATGTACAACTGGGCGAAATTTCGAGCATCAAAAAAATAACCGGGCCCAGTATGATTTACCGCGACAAACATAAACGCTACGGAGCCATTAAATTTTCAATCCGCGGTCGCGATATGGGCAGTGTAATTGCCGAAGCCCAGGCTAAAGTTAACGCACAGATTAAATTGCCCAAAACCTATCAACTGGAGTGGGCCGGCGATTTCGAAAACCAGCAAAGGGCTGTTTCCAGATTATCGCAGGCGGTGCCCATTAGTTTATTGCTTATCTTTTTTATCCTCTTTGTATTATTTGGCAACATTAAAGATGCCTTGCTGGTGCTAAACAATGTACCCTTTGCCATGATTGGTGGTATATTGGCGCTTTTAGTTGCAGGTGTAAACTTTAACATCTCTGCAGGTATTGGCTTTATTGCCCTGTTTGGCATCTGTGTACAGAATGGCGTGATATTAATTACCAAATTTAAAAGCAACATTACTGAATTAAAACACCTTAGCAACTGGACCTTTAGTGATGCCATGCGCGATGGCGTAGCCAGCAGGTTCAGACCGGTATTAATGACCGCACTCATGGCTGCAATTGGTTTAATGCCAGCGG